Proteins co-encoded in one Hyla sarda isolate aHylSar1 chromosome 4, aHylSar1.hap1, whole genome shotgun sequence genomic window:
- the QTRT1 gene encoding queuine tRNA-ribosyltransferase catalytic subunit 1, whose amino-acid sequence MAAPRGHALLHRVLAECPVTKARACELTLPHGPVKTPVFMPVGTQGTMKGVTADQLRDLGCEICLGNTYHLGMRPGPEIMKKVNGLHGFMNWDRNLLTDSGGFQMVSLVELSKVTEEGVHFTSPYDGKEILLTPEKSIEIQNALGSDIMMQLDDVVSSTISGPRVEEAMYRSIRWLDRCISANQNPEKQNLFAIIQGGLNAELRKKCLDEMTKRDVPGFAIGGLSGGEEKDHFWKMVTLSTDYLPKDKPRYLMGVGYATDLVVCVALGCDMFDCVFPTRTARFGSALVPWGSLQIKSKQFAKDFQPIDKDCKCPTCQRYSRAYIHALFKSDTAAMHHITIHNIAYQLALMRSVRDSILGGRFPQFVQDFMRTMYSTKDKYPQWAVDALKTVSITLE is encoded by the exons ATGGCGGCGCCCAGGGGACACGCGTTACTTCACCGGGTTTTGGCAGAATGTCCGGTAACGAAAGCTCGGGCCTGTGAACTGACCCTCCCGCACGGGCCGGTGAAGACCCCGGTGTTTATGCCGGTGGGAACTCAGGGCACGATGAAGGGAGTCACTGCGGATCAGCTGCGGGACCTGGGATGTGAGATCTGCCTGGGGAACACCTACCACCTGGGGATGAGGCCG GGTCCAGAGATAATGAAGAAGGTGAACGGTCTACACGGCTTTATGAACTGGGACCGAAACCTTCTGACA GACAGCGGTGGATTTCAGATGGTGTCACTGGTGGAGCTGTCCAAGGTGACGGAAGAAGGAGTGCACTTCACATCACCGTACGATGGAAAAGAGATCCTCCTGACCCCGGAGAAATCTATTGAGATCCAGAATGCGCTGG GGTCGGACATCATGATGCAGCTGGATGATGTAGTGAGCAGCACCATCTCAGGTCCGCGTGTGGAGGAAGCAATGTACAG ATCCATCCGCTGGTTAGATCGATGCATCAGCGCCAATCAGAACCCGGAGAAACAGAATCTCTTCGCCATTATACAGGGCGGTCTAAACGCCGAGCTACGCAAGAAGTGTTTGGATG AGATGACCAAACGCGACGTTCCTGGCTTTGCCATTGGTGGACTGAGTGGGGGTGAGGAGAAGGACCACTTTTGGAAGATGGTGACTCTCAGCACTGACTACTTACCCAAGGACAAGCCTCGATACCTTATGGGAGTCGG ATATGCCACAGATCTGGTGGTTTGTGTCGCTCTCGGCTGTGACATGTTTGACTGTGTGTTCCCCACCAGGACCGCG AGGTTTGGCTCGGCGTTGGTTCCCTGGGGTTCTCTCCAGATAAAGAGCAAGCAGTTTGCCAAAGACTTCCAGCCCATAGACAAGGACTGTAAATGCCCCACGTGTCAGAG ATACTCCCGCGCTTATATCCACGCCCTGTTCAAAAGTGACACCGCGGCCATGCATCATATAACAATCCATAACATTGCTTACCAG CTGGCTCTGATGCGCTCGGTGCGGGATAGCATTCTGGGCGGACGTTTTCCGCAGTTTGTGCAGGACTTCATGAGAACCATGTACAGCACAAAGGACAAGTACCCCCAGTGGGCCGTAGATGCCTTAAAGACTGTCAGTATCACCCTAGAGTGA